One Planktothrix tepida PCC 9214 DNA window includes the following coding sequences:
- a CDS encoding DUF3611 family protein, whose product MVEPYTNYESPSPNVNEIAQDFRRLGWFGFWVQSILGIIPIFLLIFVLFLRPASPSNPQNSALGLVLGYGCLFALIFTLYWCFRYSQIGNQLEDPNQRPAKAEVIHALWLGITANLIGMACVILVGFLMVGSLLYRMLTLPPGGSKLLTPLPGTTVLNAGSIITPFNLIAMQAMVNAMAAELAGIAVSLWLLSRVSSHQPK is encoded by the coding sequence ATGGTTGAACCCTATACGAATTATGAATCTCCGTCTCCTAATGTTAATGAAATTGCCCAAGATTTTCGTCGTTTGGGTTGGTTTGGGTTTTGGGTGCAATCTATATTGGGCATAATTCCCATATTTCTATTGATTTTTGTTTTGTTTTTAAGACCTGCTTCTCCTTCTAATCCCCAAAATTCTGCCCTAGGTCTTGTTTTAGGATATGGATGTTTATTTGCTTTGATTTTTACTCTGTATTGGTGTTTCCGATATAGTCAAATTGGCAATCAATTAGAAGATCCCAACCAACGGCCTGCTAAAGCAGAGGTGATTCATGCTTTATGGTTAGGAATTACTGCTAATTTAATCGGAATGGCTTGTGTGATTTTAGTGGGGTTTTTAATGGTGGGAAGTTTATTATATCGGATGCTTACCTTACCTCCGGGTGGGTCTAAACTTCTCACTCCCCTTCCAGGAACAACGGTTTTAAATGCGGGTTCTATTATTACCCCTTTTAATTTAATTGCGATGCAAGCAATGGTGAATGCCATGGCCGCAGAATTGGCAGGAA